CCGGGGGAAGGGGGTGGCGGACCCGAGGACGGTGATCCGCAACAAGTCGCTGCCCATGCGTCGAGTCTAGGCCGAGCTGCCGACAACTGACCTGAATCCGTGCAGAAGAAGTGAAGATCGTGCGTATCGTGTGTGCTCGCCAGGCCCCATCGGCGGGTGCCGGGCAGAGAACTGAGGGACATTCATGCTTCGCGTACGCACGCTCGCGGCCGTGACCGCGGCCGCCGCCTCCGGCATCCTCCTGCTGCCTTCGCAGGCGCAGGCGGCCGGTTCGGTCCACCTGTACAAGGTCTACTACGACAGCCCGGGCACGGACAACCGGTCCAACAGCAGCCTGAACGCCGAGTACGTCCAGATACGCAACACGACCGGCGCCGCGGTCAACCTGCGGGGGTGGACGCTGACGGACGCGGCCAACCACAAGTACACCTTCGGCGCCTTCTCGCTCGGCGCGGGCAAGATCGTGACGGTCCGCACGGGCCGGGGCACGAACACCGCCGCGAACGTCTACCAGAACCGCGCGGCGTACGTCTGGAACAACGACAAGGACACGGCGACGCTGCGCAAGTCGAACGGCACGAGCGTGGACACGTGCGCGTACAACTCGACGCGGGTGGACTACAAGTGGTGCTGACGAGGCACCGCGCCTGAGGCCGGGGCCCGGGGGTCAGGAGGCCTCGGCCGCCTCCCGGGCCCCGGGCACGCCACCCCCGTGCTGCTGGACGTCGGAGTTGACCTGTCCGCCGAGGGTCATGACGTTCAGGGTGGCGGAGTTCTCGTTGGCGATGGCCTTCTCGACACGCGAAACAAGAACAGAGAACGCCTCGCGCTCAGCGAGGTTGTGATAAGGCCCGACCTTGGTCTCAAAGTAAACCCGCTCATGCCCGAGCAACTGCTCGGTGGACCGGTAGTTCTTCCACTGCTCGCGATAGCGGTAGACACTCTCGAGCGACACGGCGGCGACGACCACGACGCTCAGGACCGTGGCGGTGACCCGCGCGAACCCCAGGTCCAGATTCACGAACACGGGCACCAGGGCGCCGCCGACGACGGAGACGGTCCGCATCCGCAGATGCATGGCCTTCATCCGGGTCGCTTTGGCGTCGTACCACCCCTGGTACTGCGCGAGCCTGGTCTCCATGTACCGCTGCGGCGTCATCTCGCCACCCGTCACGCCCACTTCGGGCGCGTCCCCCACCTCAGCCATACCGCGAGTACACCGGCAAGCCCAACCTCCCGTCAACTCCCACCTCACACCCTCCACCAAGCGCCGCTAGAACCACGGATCCCGGCCGCAGGCGGCACCGAGGCGCGGCACGGCCACCGATCGTCATCGCGAATCTCGACGAAGAACAGTGCTTCCCGCGGACGTTCAGGAACGTCAATAACTGATCACCTGAGGCCGCGACCTGTGACGACCACCAAATCGAACAGCACCGTGACGTGCTGACGAGCCGCCGGCAGTGGTCGACTCCAGTCGCTACCGAGCGCCCGTCTACTGCCCCAAGACGGCCCGGCGGGGGGCGATCGCGCGTCAGTACACAGGCGGAGAGAGGCCAGGGCGCCCGGCCGGTGATCTGTCGACCTCGTGGCTGAGCCAGCAGGCGCGGACGCGCCCGCCAGCCACATCGTCGACCGCCGCCACCCCTGCTAACTGCACGGCCTTGCACGCAGGCAGTGCTCTAAAGGTGCGGCGACCATCCAAGCCATAGACCTACGGGGATCCGTCAACGGCGCCGTACGTGCTCGGCTGGTTACCACTCTGTCGTTCTCTCCGGACGGTGACCCTGACGTGGACGCTGCCCACCAGGGACGATCCACTGCCGATCGCAGCGACCGCTGCAGCGGCCCCAGCAGCACCATGCCACGCGAGCAGTGCTGCGGTGATGACAGCAATCAGCCCCGTGAGCGCTGTGATCCAGCCCGTTGCGGTGGACCCGTCGATGCGCGATATGCGCCTTTCAGTCGATGGCACTGTAGAGCACCGGTCCTTCCGCATCGCACATCCCTGCCAGGCAGCACTGGGCTACGCCCATCCGTTGTTCCACCTTGCTGACGTACTTCTCCAGCTGCGGGACGAGGCCCTCTTCGTCGAGCCGATACGAGGCTGCCTCGATGAGAGTCCGGGAGACACGGGGGGATGCGTCGGCGCCGTTGGTGAAGACCATCAGGTCCGACAGGAGTTGCTGCGGGGAGGGGACGAAGACACGCCGAGCGAGGTCGAAACGACTGGGCAGGTGGTAATTGGGTTTTCCCTGTTCGCGCCCGGCAGGGATCAGATGCATCTCCCAGCCACTACGGTCAGACGGCGAGTAGACACGAGGACTCCAGTGCAGCTGGTGGAACACACAGCCGTGGTCGTCGCGGAAGTCCTCGTCGAACCAGATCCCGCCCCAACGGTCCACGCCCGATCCGCCGGCCCGCCAACCGATCACGGGAATGCCGGAGCCGGCCCAATGACTGGCCACGGAGCCGATGTAGGGGTGGTGGAGCGAGTCTCGCGGGCCGGTGACGAGCGAGGGTTCGCTCGTCCTGCGAGCAACGGAGTACGGCACGTTCTCGGCTGCCTGACGACGCCGCGCAGCACGCTTTCTGGTTGAATGCTTGACCATCAGTTTCCAGACCGGCAGTTACCCACACCCTGCCTCACTGAGCGTCAACCAGTCTTGCGCGATCCACTGAGGACCTTGGCCAGGGTGTACGAAGTGGTGTGGGCACGACGTAGTGGCTCAGGCGGCGCAGCTGCCAAGTGGGATCATACCGATGCCCAACACCCCTGGCCTGCAACTTCCGGCAATTCACGCCCTGTTCGACACCCACTTCAGGAGGGCGGGAGGCGAAGAGTGGCACTGACCTGCGCCTTTCAGGAGAAGGTAGATCGACGCTCACCCGCGGGATCTCCCACTCCCCGTGAGCGCCCCGCCTCATCAGACATGGGTGCGACACGGCTGGTACCAGAGGCCCCTTTGCGCGCGACTCCCGGCAGCCTCGACGACCCGCCGAGCCTACGAGTGCTCCACGAAGGCCGTCGGAGGCATGTCGTCCCCCTCCCCCTCATACGCGTGCCACCGGGGGGCACGACTGGCAGGACACCGACTACACCTCACGACGCATGCCGGCCGCACGGTCAAGCCGATGAACCAGATCCGTTCGCGTCAGCGCATCACGGAGGCGACGGGGCTCCCCGAATCCGGCTGCACGACACCGGCAAGAGTGCGCAACGCTCCTGTTCGCCGCAGGCGTGCCGGCGCGGGGCGGGAAGGAGATCTCGGGCACTCGCAGATCGCCGTCACGATGAACATCTACACCCACGTCGTCCAGGACACGCAGCGCGAAGCCGTGAGTCACATGGACCGGCTGCTCAGGAGTCGTCCCCGGTCTTGGGTCCTTCACGTGCAGATTGCCAGCTCGACTGATCGGCTGCCCAGCGGAGGACGGCATCACAGACTGCGGTCTGGGAAGCTGACCGCGTCCCCTCGCGCTCAGCGGCCGTGCCCGCTTGGTGAACCACCTCGTAGCTGTCGTCCTCGTCGAGCAGGACTTGGAGGTACCAGTCGCCCTCACCCTGGTCGGTCATCCGCTGAAGAAGCAGGTACTCCCTATGTCGCAGCCCGGCAAGCATCGCCTCGATGATGGAGGCGTCGGGGTCGCGGACCAGCCGTCCGTCGGGAGCCAGCGCGACAAGCTTGAGCGGCCCGAGACCCTCCTTCTGATGCCTATCCCGGACCCACTCCTTCTCCTGACCGGTCAGGAGAGACGGCGGTACGGGGGGTCCGTCAGGGTTGTAGACCGCAATGGGGTCGTCCGGATCGGACCACGACCCCACCGTCCACAGGCGGTACACGTGGACACCGTCCTCCGCCAGCGGCACTGCGAGGGTTGTCGGCGCGGGAGGGCCAGGAATGCAGCGCCCCACGTCCTCCCCGTACGGGCCACCGTGGAAGATCGCGTGCATCCATCCCTTCGGCGGTCGCCCGGTCGTGTCGAAAACGTCCTCCACCGTTCCCCCTTCGACGGAATCGCAGCCCTGACGGTCATCATGATCGGCCGGGCGGGCCCCAGAGCCCAGTGACCATGGACGTTGATGTCAAAAGTGGACGCCAAAGGCCCCCAGCAATGATCGGCTGGGGCCCTTTCCCTGGTGGGCGCGGACGGTTTCGAACCGCCGACGTCTCCTTTGCAAGCCTGGCACCCGTAGCTGATCCGCCCTGGCAGCTCAGCCTCTCTGTGCGCCACGACGGCTGAAACAGGCCGCAGTGCCCGCGGTTGACCGCTCGATCTGGCACACATCCGCCAGCTCCCTCATCGACCGTGAGCAGCCGCGCCTTCCGGCAGGTCGGCGACACACCGGGCGGTCACCAAGTAGCCCGCGAACCTGACGTCCGGCCTGGCCTTCGCCCACCCGTCCGCCCTCTCAACCGGTACCAGCACGGTCGTGCCCGGAACGGGGTAGTTCACCTTGTCCGTGGCGCCCGGGGGTACCCCGTAACGGCAGTGCACCTCGACGATCGACACCACCTCCACCGAGGCGGGCGCATGTCCCTCGTCCTGGCCGTGATGCTCCTCGCGGAAGTCGATCTCATCAGCACGTTCGACACCGACGACGTCGACGTAGTCCTCCGGATCGACCTCCAGCAGCGTCCAGGAGACAACGTCCCCTGGCGCGAAGCTCTCTCCGCAGCACTGGATCTGCCAGTCATCGACCCAAATCGTCAACGTCATGACGCCATTGTCCGCTGCGGGCGGCTCCTCACAGCTGCTCTTACAGGCCTCCCACGAACGCCCACGTGCACAGCCGGTGAGGCCAGCGGCCTCGTGGGCCTCCCGAGCGGTCACTAATCTGTTCGCATGACCCCGAACGAAGACCGCCAGTTTCCCGCTGCGCTCGCCGCTGCCATGGCGGTCCGGCTCGACTGCATAGGCGAGGACGGCGTCGACTTCGAACCCTACGAGTCCTTCCTGACTGCCGACGAGACAACGGACTGGCTCCGTGCGTGGACGGGCAACAGCGACCTGACCGGCGATGACTTCCGCGTCTTCGGCCAGGACGGCACCGGCGGGAACGTAGCCTTCTGGCTCACCCGTCCCGGCCGGGACCTGACAGAGCAGCCCGTCGTCTTCATGGGCTCCGAAGGAGAGACCGGAGTCGTCGCCCGCGACCTGGGCACCTTCCTGTGGCTGCTGGCCGACGGCTTCGGCCCGTGGGAAGCGGCCGCCTTCTACGAACCCGAGCCCGACTGGGCTCCCAGGGTCAACGAGGACCTGGCGGCCATCGCGGAGCAGCACGCTCCGTCCTGCCGTGCGTCGGCGGCGACGATCGTCGCGCAGGCCACACAGGAGTTCCCCGACTTCGACGACACCATCATGGGGTTGTGCCGCTGAACATTTCCAGGTGAGCTGGATTGGGCCACTACGCCTGCGGGGTCGGGCCGCAGCTCGCGACGGTCGTAAGGGGCCGTGAGGACTGCTGTCATCCACCGTCCGGTTCGTCTGGGCGGTCGGCCCAGTGCCACCAAAGGACCCGGTCCTGCTGACAGCGCCACAGGGAGCGGCAGACCCTCTTGCCGTCCTCCTCGCGCGTGAAGGGAGCGAATCCCTTCCACTGCATGGGTCGGGCGCAGTCGGGGCAGGGGAGCGGCCAGCAGCCATGGTGCGGAACGTGCTCTCGGGCGTTGTCAGTGGTCGGCTGTAGCGTCCTGGCCAAGGTTGAGCCGGTTCGATGTTCCTCCCCGGAACACGGCGGCCAGGGGGGGTGGCACGGTAGGGGTCCCCTGAGCTTTCACGCTTCGGGATCCTCAGCTCGGACCCCACCCCCCTCTCACCTTCCCCGGTTGATGGGGATCTCGTAGACGATCTCGCAGAGGGCGGCGGGCACGACGATGTCGGCGGTCTCGACGGGCCGCCCCTGGTCGCTGCAGTAGATCCGCCGGATGTGCGTGACGAGCGCGGCCTTCTGGATCCCGAGGAGCGACACTTCCTCGGCGGTGGCCTGCCGCGGCTCCGGCTGCTCGACGGCGTGGCTGACGGTGACGCCGATCTGGGCCATCCGATCCACGACGCCGGCCCCGGCGCGCACCTTCCCGTCACGCCCGGGGCTCAACCAAACAGCTCCAGTCCGTTCCAGCTGCGTTCGCCGCCGATCGCCCACGCATCCAGTAGCTGCCGGGCCTCGGTCTCAGGGGCGGCCAGCCAGACGGTCTGTGAGCCACCATGTGTCGGCACGCCGGCCTCATCCCAGTCGACCCGCCCCTCGCTGCAGCATGCGCACAGCATGTGGAAGCTGCTCGCCGGCTCGGCACCGAAGTCCTGCGCGAAGAATGAAGCCACCAAGGCGTCGACGTCGGATGCATCCGCTGCGTTTACGGTCGCATGCAGCGTCGGCAGTGGAGAGGTCTCGAAGAGCAGCAATTCGTCGAAGACAGCGACTCTCTGGCCGTTGTACGTCCGCTCGCCGGTCGGCTCCCCATCGTGGACGACGATCTCCCCGAAGCGCCGGCCTTTCGTGGCAGGGACGTTCATCACGCGTCCTCGCGTTGGGCAGAGCCGCTGGATCCAGACCACCTCGCGCTCGCCGCCCGTGTCCAGCCGCACGCACGCCGGGCCGAAGGCGCCGTTGATCTCCCCCTCCCCCTCTGGCATCGGGATTCCGAAGCCCTCCCAAGCGTCACGGGCGGTCGACCAGTCACGCTGGATCGTGGCAGCGACCCCCAGGTTCCAAAACGCCGGGTCCTGCTCGCCGCGCAGCGAGCGGGCAGCAGCCTCACGGCCGAGTTCGTAGGCCTTTGCCCAGTTACGCAGAAACTTGTACGCCAGTGCCGCGTCGTACCACCACTCCGCGCTGGGGCCCTCGTCCGGATAGTGAGCAAGGACCTGCTCGTACAGCTCGGCGGAACGCAGCCACTCCTCCGCATCCCACATCTCCCGAGCTCGTTCCAGCAACCGCTTCGCCTCGGACTTCTCCACGCCCCTGTCCCTCTCTCCGACCAGGGAGGGAGTTTCGCACGACGACTGAAGGGTGCTGGAAGGGGGGAACATCAACACTTGTGACAACCGCCAACGATGTGTGGCCGGCCTCTCGAAGGCGCGCCCGCTCATCGGCGCTTGGGAGTGCCGCGCAGGCACTCCAGAGGGTCCGCTGTGTCTCCATCACCTTGTAGAGGAGGTCCTTGGACGTGCGAAAGCGGCCTGCATGCCATCTACGGGCGTCGTCAGCTTCTCTCCGCTCCCGCTCAGCCCCGCGCTGTAGTAGCTGAGTCGTGATGGCAGCGGCCAGGGTGCCGATGACGCCGAGGAGAGCGAGGAGGAACTGAATGGTTGATTGGCTCACGGCCGGAGACCATCGATCTTCCGGGTGGTGCCGTCCACTCTTAGCTGTTCACTCAGATCTTCTGGAGAAAGCCCCTTGCTAAGGGCATCATGATCTGTCGTGGATCCAACCATCGTTGCCGCCCTCGTAGCCGTGCCGTCCGCTCTTCCGCGACCTCGCACCGGCGGCACACCGCGACCTATCCTCCTGGCCCGGCGGTCGAAACTCAGACTGGGCGGAATCCCACGAGACAGTCACCGCCCGCCTCCCCACCGCAGAGGAAGCAACGGCTCTTCGCATCAGCTCCACGCGGACGGTCCTGACCATCACAAGCATCGCCATCAACACCACGGGCCGCGTGATCGAGGCCGTACTCATGACGCTGCCCAGCGACACCGCCGACGCGGCCTTCACCACCCACCCGACACCCAAGGAAGAGGAGGCGGGTAAGTGACCTCCCGCAACGAACTGCGGCTTCTCCCCTGGTCCGGCCCCGACGGCAAGCCGTGCTTCCTGAGCACTGACGACAGCAACAGGCGCTTGTCCCGCCTGGCCGACAGGCTCGAAGCGACCTACCTCGACCATGCGGCCGGGGCACTCACCGACGCGATCGAAATACTGAACCTGCCGGAGCTCGACCCGGCGGACCTGCGAGCCACGTCGACAGACCTCGCGGAAGCCTTGGAACAGGCGCTACGCGTTGCCGAGAGCCGCGGCCGTCGCCTCCCATAGGTGGGTCCCCCGCCCACATCAACAAGGCCATCGCCTCCTCGAACCACCTCAGGATGCAGGACTCTCGCGTGCACGATCAAGAAGCCCCCAGCATCTCCGCTGGGGGCTTCTCTGGCACAAGTTCGGAGGCCGTGCATTCCCTCGCCCCCGCAGGTCAACGTCCTACAAGTGGCATGGCGGGCGCTCTCGGCTCACGAACAGGCCGCACCTCGTGGACACAAAGGCTTCTCAGTTGGCACCCGCTGGGCGCTGTGGGACCTCGCGGACCCTCTGCGAGACCTACCGCCTTTGCAGGGAGCCACAGTTACGGCTGTCAGCTCCCTCCACTCGACGGAAGCTCAGAAAGCCGCGCAGCACTCACACATCTGGCATCCTGCTCACAGGGCTGGCCATCGTTACCTGAGCCAGCTGCACACTCCCGTTCAGTGGTACGCCGATTCGAGGACTACAGTGACTCAGTCGCCCAAATTCACCGAACTCTACTTCGGCATGGCCGATAGCAAGAACGAAGCGCGAGACAGCCCTGACGCCTTCATTAAGAGTTTCATCGATCCTCAAGGAATCGTCCCAGACCTGCAAAGCCGAAAGAAGTTCCTGGTACTAGGACCCAAAGGCGCGGGAAAGTCGGCAGTTGCTTGGTATATGGATCTTACTGCGTCCTCGACGGAACTGGTCAGCACTCGCGACATTAGCGAGCTCCCGATTGCCGA
This is a stretch of genomic DNA from Streptomyces sp. R44. It encodes these proteins:
- a CDS encoding SMI1/KNR4 family protein — protein: MTPNEDRQFPAALAAAMAVRLDCIGEDGVDFEPYESFLTADETTDWLRAWTGNSDLTGDDFRVFGQDGTGGNVAFWLTRPGRDLTEQPVVFMGSEGETGVVARDLGTFLWLLADGFGPWEAAAFYEPEPDWAPRVNEDLAAIAEQHAPSCRASAATIVAQATQEFPDFDDTIMGLCR
- a CDS encoding DUF6578 domain-containing protein, encoding MTLTIWVDDWQIQCCGESFAPGDVVSWTLLEVDPEDYVDVVGVERADEIDFREEHHGQDEGHAPASVEVVSIVEVHCRYGVPPGATDKVNYPVPGTTVLVPVERADGWAKARPDVRFAGYLVTARCVADLPEGAAAHGR
- a CDS encoding tetratricopeptide repeat protein; this encodes MEKSEAKRLLERAREMWDAEEWLRSAELYEQVLAHYPDEGPSAEWWYDAALAYKFLRNWAKAYELGREAAARSLRGEQDPAFWNLGVAATIQRDWSTARDAWEGFGIPMPEGEGEINGAFGPACVRLDTGGEREVVWIQRLCPTRGRVMNVPATKGRRFGEIVVHDGEPTGERTYNGQRVAVFDELLLFETSPLPTLHATVNAADASDVDALVASFFAQDFGAEPASSFHMLCACCSEGRVDWDEAGVPTHGGSQTVWLAAPETEARQLLDAWAIGGERSWNGLELFG
- a CDS encoding DUF4231 domain-containing protein codes for the protein MAEVGDAPEVGVTGGEMTPQRYMETRLAQYQGWYDAKATRMKAMHLRMRTVSVVGGALVPVFVNLDLGFARVTATVLSVVVVAAVSLESVYRYREQWKNYRSTEQLLGHERVYFETKVGPYHNLAEREAFSVLVSRVEKAIANENSATLNVMTLGGQVNSDVQQHGGGVPGAREAAEAS
- a CDS encoding lamin tail domain-containing protein; translation: MLRVRTLAAVTAAAASGILLLPSQAQAAGSVHLYKVYYDSPGTDNRSNSSLNAEYVQIRNTTGAAVNLRGWTLTDAANHKYTFGAFSLGAGKIVTVRTGRGTNTAANVYQNRAAYVWNNDKDTATLRKSNGTSVDTCAYNSTRVDYKWC